Proteins encoded in a region of the Spiribacter sp. 1M189 genome:
- a CDS encoding EAL domain-containing protein codes for MDNRDSGEKASQDTHRALDAALLAQAIRYHIGDTLPAATSNIPLDICIEVAVGHERGKSLTMKQLIYELPYSEAGIHYHLHWLCDEGWLRIQQGQEDRRVRNVLPDERLIEALDRFQTDVLALMADADDTGPPVTVGSMREAIDRGLFFLVYQPVFSPASGDLIGAEALLRWRSDDGHIIAPEAFVPLAQKFGMIGGVTRMVLERVCLDVSRLQSLDERFGLSMNLTASDLRSDWLLNAVEEAARDGRLVPGLVTFELTEAEAMELTDEDIDACARLQAYGIGFAMDDWRIGEPHPTTHHQPFSRLKLDVSWVENLVADSDKRALVERSVREAHAAEMEVFAEGVEDPCTLEVLREAGCEAVQGYLFGRPLPLDDFIRFHGPK; via the coding sequence ATGGACAATCGCGATTCCGGTGAAAAAGCCAGCCAGGATACCCACCGCGCGCTGGATGCCGCGTTACTGGCACAGGCCATTCGCTATCACATCGGTGACACACTGCCAGCGGCGACCTCCAACATCCCACTGGATATCTGTATCGAGGTGGCGGTCGGCCACGAGCGCGGCAAGAGCCTGACCATGAAGCAGCTCATCTACGAGTTGCCTTATTCCGAAGCAGGCATCCATTATCATCTGCACTGGCTTTGTGACGAAGGCTGGTTGCGGATTCAACAGGGGCAGGAAGACCGGCGGGTGCGAAATGTGCTGCCGGATGAGCGACTGATCGAAGCGCTGGACCGCTTCCAGACGGATGTTCTGGCCCTGATGGCCGACGCCGACGATACCGGCCCTCCGGTGACCGTCGGTTCCATGCGCGAGGCCATCGACCGCGGTCTGTTCTTCCTGGTCTACCAGCCGGTTTTCTCACCTGCGAGCGGCGATTTGATCGGGGCCGAGGCGTTGCTGCGCTGGCGCAGCGATGATGGCCATATTATTGCCCCTGAGGCGTTCGTCCCGTTGGCGCAGAAATTTGGGATGATCGGGGGAGTGACGCGCATGGTGCTGGAGCGGGTCTGTCTGGATGTTTCCCGACTGCAGTCCCTGGATGAGCGCTTCGGTCTGTCCATGAACCTGACCGCATCCGATTTGCGCAGCGACTGGCTGCTCAATGCGGTGGAGGAGGCCGCCAGGGATGGGCGACTGGTGCCAGGGCTCGTCACCTTCGAGCTCACCGAAGCCGAGGCCATGGAGCTCACCGACGAAGATATCGACGCCTGTGCGCGACTGCAGGCCTACGGGATTGGCTTTGCCATGGATGACTGGCGGATTGGCGAGCCGCATCCCACCACCCATCATCAACCCTTTTCGCGTCTGAAGCTGGATGTCTCCTGGGTCGAGAACCTGGTCGCGGACAGCGACAAGCGCGCACTGGTGGAGAGGAGCGTCCGCGAAGCGCATGCCGCCGAAATGGAGGTCTTCGCCGAGGGCGTCGAGGACCCGTGTACGTTGGAGGTATTGCGCGAGGCCGGCTGTGAGGCGGTCCAGGGTTATCTCTTCGGTCGCCCGCTACCGTTGGATGATTTCATCCGGTTTCACGGGCCAAAATAA